The following proteins come from a genomic window of Miscanthus floridulus cultivar M001 chromosome 2, ASM1932011v1, whole genome shotgun sequence:
- the LOC136537699 gene encoding dolichol-phosphate mannosyltransferase subunit 1, which translates to MEAAAGRKRAYSIIVPTYNERLNIALIVYLIFKHLPDVNFEIIVVDDGSPDGTQDIVKQLQQVYGEDFVLLRARPRKLGLGTAYLHGLKHASGEFVVIMDADLSHHPKYLPSFIRKQKETGADVVTGTRYVKNGGVHGWNLMRKLTSRGANVLAQTLLQPGASDLTGSFRLYKRDVLEDLISSCVSKGYVFQMEMIVRATRKGYHIEEVPITFVDRVFGISKLGGSEIVEYLKGLVYLLLTT; encoded by the exons ATGGAGGCGGCTGCGGGCCGCAAGCGCGCGTACAGCATCATCGTGCCCACCTACAACGAGCGCCTGAACATCGCCCTCATCGTCTACCTCATCTTCAAGCACCTCCC GGATGTGAACTTTGAGATCATTGTTGTGGATGATGGTAGTCCAGATGGAACTCAGGACATTGTAAAACAACTGCAGCAAGTATATGGTGAAGATTTTGTT CTACTGCGAGCTAGGCCAAGGAAGCTAGGACTTG GTACGGCATATTTACATGGATTAAAGCATGCCTCAGGGGAATTTGTCGTTATCATGGATGCGGACCTATCTCACCAT CCAAAATACTTGCCAAGCTTTATTAG GAAACAAAAGGAAACTGGAGCTGACGTTGTAACTGGCACACGGTATGTTAAGAATGGTGGTGTCCATGGTTGGAATCTCATGCGCAAGCTGACTAGCAGAGGTGCAAATGTTCTTGCACAAACGTTACTACAGCCTGGAGCTTCAGATTTAACCGGATCATTTAG GCTATATAAGCGAGATGTCCTGGAAGACTTAATCTCCTCATGTGTCAGCAAGGGCTATGTGTTCCAGATGGAGATGATTGTTAGGGCTACTAGGAAAGGTTATCACATTGAAGAG GTTCCAATAACATTTGTCGACAGAGTATTTGGAATTTCAAAACTTGGTGGGTCCGAGATAGTTGAATATTTGAAAGGCCTTGTTTATCTGCTGCTCACAACATGA